In a single window of the Streptomyces sp. NBC_00285 genome:
- a CDS encoding SpoIIE family protein phosphatase, translated as MTTGLIPGGQNPEPRPTGILPQQRHEPVGQAALHVDNRSRSSVITARAAASFEPVGRSVATARSFVRDTLQGWGFADIVDDAVVLTSELVTNAVVHAGTSADVLCLRSDDGVRIEVGDRYPEREIPLQGQAVNMGNLDREGGRGLQLCAALASRWGVEYTPANKRVWFQLDLPERTVGTRTAGPSLPADLLPLADGRVRVAVIQIDRTCAIISWNEDAEELFGYSAEQVIGKPLTDLAAWPHTPGTSTGIAEALQLSRWEGSYGIRAANGRVTSVYASHLRVRDTGGEPSTVCLLVREHERAVLQTPLRGPASDTNTSSDGQSADPFEVFIGSPAPDDLDGLLQRTVERARDMLDGDSAFLLLATDDETELEVRASTGLPSARQRFARVPVEAGPGRYGSARMPAVHDDLSAVPGAVPLLRGTGMRSVVTVPLKVEGRLTGSLGVAAEGPGRYSNEEALRLQFAADRIALAVESARLGELERLRRGSLSFLVEASDLLAGTLDRDQTLALMAQMTVPTLATWCAVYTIADQASDPYLSYVLHEDEELIDGIKSLLSKVQPPDPVPTPGARVWSAPGEAAHQAALRSSMRSLGLTGGPTYQLASGIGPTLATASAVGGETVVLPLVARNRVIGMLTLGKPTDEHFRQEILELAEDLSRRAALALDNARLYSERTAISQALQRSLLPPELPEIDGVEVEVIYRAAGEGNEVGGDFYDVFPISDGAYGFAIGDVCGTGPNAAAVTGLARHALRLLAREGLSGPAVLERLNSAILDEGARSRFLTLLYGEMWPQEDGSARLKVVCAGHPLPLRLRQDGTVEPAAEPQPLLGVMEDLELYEQTVTLDPGDVLLCVTDGVTERREGTRMLGDDGLADVLTTCTGLTAGAVAARVMRAVERFASDAPSDDMAILAMRVLAPHND; from the coding sequence ATGACCACCGGACTGATCCCCGGGGGACAGAACCCGGAACCCCGGCCGACGGGCATTCTGCCGCAACAGCGGCACGAGCCGGTCGGCCAGGCAGCCCTGCACGTCGACAACCGGTCAAGGAGTTCTGTGATCACCGCGCGCGCGGCAGCCAGCTTCGAGCCCGTCGGACGATCGGTGGCGACTGCCCGCTCCTTCGTCCGCGACACCCTCCAGGGCTGGGGCTTCGCCGACATCGTCGACGACGCGGTGGTCCTCACCAGCGAACTGGTCACCAACGCCGTGGTCCACGCGGGCACCTCCGCGGATGTTCTGTGTCTGCGAAGTGACGACGGTGTGCGGATCGAGGTGGGCGACCGCTACCCCGAGCGCGAGATCCCCCTCCAGGGCCAGGCCGTCAACATGGGCAACCTGGACCGCGAGGGCGGCCGTGGCCTCCAGCTGTGTGCCGCGCTGGCCAGCCGCTGGGGCGTCGAGTACACCCCCGCCAACAAGCGGGTCTGGTTCCAACTCGACCTCCCCGAACGCACGGTGGGCACCCGTACGGCGGGCCCGTCCCTGCCCGCGGACCTCCTTCCGCTGGCCGACGGCCGCGTCCGCGTCGCCGTCATCCAGATCGACCGTACGTGCGCCATCATTTCGTGGAACGAGGACGCCGAGGAACTCTTCGGCTACTCCGCCGAACAGGTGATCGGAAAGCCCCTGACCGACCTCGCGGCCTGGCCGCACACCCCCGGTACCAGCACCGGCATCGCCGAGGCACTTCAGCTCTCCCGCTGGGAGGGCAGCTACGGCATAAGGGCCGCCAACGGCCGCGTCACCTCCGTGTACGCCTCCCACCTGCGCGTCCGCGACACCGGCGGCGAGCCCTCCACGGTCTGCCTCCTGGTCCGCGAGCACGAACGCGCCGTACTCCAGACCCCGTTGCGAGGCCCCGCCTCCGACACGAACACCTCCTCCGACGGCCAGAGCGCCGACCCGTTCGAGGTGTTCATCGGCTCCCCGGCCCCGGACGACCTCGACGGTCTCCTCCAGCGCACGGTCGAACGTGCCCGCGACATGCTCGACGGCGACTCCGCCTTCCTGCTCCTCGCGACCGACGACGAGACCGAGTTGGAGGTCCGCGCCTCCACCGGCCTGCCGTCTGCCCGCCAGCGCTTCGCGCGCGTACCCGTCGAAGCGGGCCCCGGCCGCTACGGTTCCGCCCGCATGCCCGCGGTCCACGACGACCTTTCGGCGGTCCCGGGCGCCGTTCCCCTGCTGAGGGGCACGGGAATGCGTTCGGTCGTGACGGTCCCCCTCAAGGTGGAGGGCCGTCTCACCGGGTCCCTCGGCGTGGCCGCGGAGGGACCCGGCAGATACTCGAACGAAGAGGCTCTCCGTCTCCAATTCGCCGCCGATCGCATCGCGTTGGCGGTCGAGTCGGCCCGTCTCGGCGAGCTGGAGCGTCTGCGCCGCGGTTCCCTGAGCTTCCTCGTCGAGGCCTCCGACCTCCTCGCCGGCACCCTGGACCGCGACCAGACTCTGGCCCTGATGGCCCAGATGACCGTCCCGACCCTGGCCACCTGGTGTGCCGTCTACACGATCGCCGACCAGGCCTCGGATCCCTATCTGTCGTACGTCCTGCACGAGGACGAGGAACTCATCGACGGCATCAAGTCGTTGCTCTCGAAGGTCCAGCCCCCGGACCCGGTCCCCACCCCCGGCGCCCGCGTCTGGTCGGCCCCCGGCGAAGCGGCCCACCAGGCGGCCCTGCGCAGCTCCATGCGCAGCCTCGGCCTCACCGGCGGCCCCACCTACCAGCTGGCCTCCGGGATCGGCCCCACGCTCGCCACGGCCTCCGCTGTGGGCGGTGAGACCGTCGTCCTCCCCCTGGTCGCCCGCAACCGCGTCATCGGCATGCTGACCCTCGGCAAGCCCACGGACGAGCACTTCCGCCAGGAGATCCTCGAACTGGCCGAGGACCTGAGCCGCAGGGCCGCCCTCGCCCTCGACAACGCCCGCCTTTACTCCGAGCGCACAGCGATCAGCCAGGCTCTCCAGCGCAGCCTCCTGCCGCCCGAACTCCCCGAGATCGACGGCGTCGAGGTCGAGGTCATCTACCGTGCGGCCGGCGAGGGCAACGAGGTCGGGGGCGACTTCTACGACGTCTTCCCCATCAGCGACGGCGCCTACGGCTTCGCCATCGGTGACGTCTGCGGCACAGGTCCGAACGCGGCGGCTGTCACAGGTCTGGCCCGGCACGCCCTGCGGCTGCTGGCTCGCGAGGGCCTGAGCGGCCCGGCGGTCCTGGAGCGCCTGAACTCCGCGATCCTCGACGAGGGCGCCCGCAGCCGCTTCCTGACCCTCCTCTACGGCGAGATGTGGCCTCAGGAGGACGGCAGCGCCCGCCTGAAGGTCGTCTGCGCCGGCCACCCGCTCCCGCTCCGCCTGCGCCAGGACGGCACCGTCGAACCGGCTGCCGAACCCCAGCCGCTCCTCGGTGTCATGGAGGACCTGGAGCTCTACGAGCAGACGGTCACCCTCGACCCGGGCGACGTCCTCCTCTGCGTCACGGACGGCGTCACGGAACGCCGCGAGGGCACCCGCATGCTGGGCGACGACGGCCTCGCCGACGTCCTGACCACCTGCACGGGCCTGACGGCCGGCGCGGTCGCGGCGCGCGTCATGCGCGCGGTCGAGCGCTTCGCCTCGGACGCCCCCTCCGACGACATGGCGATCCTGGCGATGCGCGTTCTGGCCCCGCACAACGACTGA
- a CDS encoding HAMP domain-containing protein: MESGAATRGTKTRAKGGQSPSGQRKPRGGTTAVDAAALDRLLSALASMRDGNFRKRLTVSGDGVMSEIAAVFNEVADRNLHLTGELSRVRRMVGREGKLTERLETGACEGSWASAIDASNALVDDLVRPVSEVGRVLSAVAEGDLSPRMELRTQAPDGTGHPLRGEFLKVGRTVNNLVDQLSTFTDEVTRVASEVGTEGKLGGQARVRGMSGSWKDLTESVNTMAYRLTAQVRDIALVTTAVAKGDLSRKVTVHVAGEMLELKNTVNTMVDQLSSFSSEVTRVAREVGVEGELGGQAQVPGVAGVWKDLTDSVNLMAGNLTAQVRGIAQVTTAVANGDLSQKVTVSARGEVAQLADTINQMTETLRIFADEVTRVANEVGAEGQLGGQANVPGAAGTWKDLTDSVNTVFRNLTTQVRDIAAVTTAVANGDLSQKVTVDVAGEMLELKNTVNGMVDQLSAFGAEVTRVAREVGVEGELGGQAQVPGAAGTWKDLTDSVNTAFRNLTGQVRNIAQVTTAVANGDLSQKVTVDVSGEMLQLKNTVNTMVDQLSAFGAEVTRVARDVGTEGRLGGQARVDGVSGTWKELTDSVNFMAGNLTSQVRQIAQVTTAVARGDLSQKIDVDARGEILELKNTLNTMVDQLSAFADQVTRVAREVGTEGRLGGQAQVPGVAGVWRDLTDSVNGMAGNLTAQVRNIAQVATAVARGDLSQKIDVDARGEILELKNTLNTMVDQLSSFADQVTRVAREVGTEGILGGQAEVQGVSGTWKDLTQSVNFMANNLTIQVRNIAEVTTAVAKGDLSKKITVDAKGEILELVSTVNTMVDQLSSFAEQVTRVAREVGTEGILGGQAHASGVTGIWKDLTDNVNLMANNLTVQVRNISQVASAVANGDLTRTVTIEARGEVAQLADTFNTMVKTLSSFADQVTKVAREVGTDGILGGQARVPGVAGTWKDLTESVNQMASNLTGQVRNIAMVTTAIAKGDLTKKIDIDARGEILELKTTINTMVDQLSSFAEEVTRVAREVGTEGQLGGQARVRDVDGTWRDLTESVNEMAGNLTRQVRAIARVATAVTRGDLNLKIDVDASGEIQELQDYINKMIANLRDTTIANKEQDWLKGNLARISALMQGRRDLEDVASLIMSELTPVVTAQHGAFFVAMPLLDGKDMGAEAEDQYELRMLGSYGYSMGSMPTSFRPGEALIGTAAEEKRTILVENAPSGYLKISSGLGEAPPAQVIVLPVLFEGKVLGVIELASFTPFTHIQKDFLNQIAEMIATSVNTISVNTKTEVLLKQSQELTEQLRERSAELENRQKALQASNAELEEKAELLAQQNRDIEVKNTEIEEARQVLEERAEQLAVSMRYKSEFLANMSHELRTPLNSLLILAKLLADNADSNLTPKQVEFAETIHGAGSDLLQLINDILDLSKVEAGKMDVSPTRIALVQLVDYVEATFRPLTAEKGLDLSVRVSPELPATLHTDEQRLLQVLRNLLSNAVKFTDSGAVELVIRPAARDVPVAIREQLLEAGSLRDADADLIAFSVTDTGIGIAGSKMRVIFEAFKQADGTTSRKYGGTGLGLSISREIAQLLGGEIYAQSEPGRGSTFTLYLPLHPSELPPQGYQQAMPALEAGDLVASTSENGRSEVHIETPAEVRSYQETQNGPAALFRRRRRTAPALEQQIGRPDQWSAVEHQSAPQPRRGIRFGGEKVLIVDDDIRNVFALTSVLEQHGLSVLYAENGREGIEVLEQHEDVAVVLMDIMMPEMDGYATTTAIRRMPQFAGLPIIALTAKAMKGDREKAIESGASDYVTKPVDPDHLLSVMAQWMRAE; the protein is encoded by the coding sequence GTGGAGTCTGGCGCAGCGACGCGGGGCACAAAGACGCGCGCGAAGGGCGGACAGTCCCCGAGCGGCCAACGCAAACCACGGGGCGGGACCACCGCGGTGGACGCGGCCGCCCTGGACAGACTGCTGTCGGCGCTGGCGTCCATGCGTGACGGGAACTTCCGCAAGCGGCTCACGGTGTCCGGCGACGGCGTGATGTCGGAGATCGCGGCGGTCTTCAACGAGGTGGCCGACCGCAACCTGCATCTGACGGGTGAGCTGTCGCGGGTGCGGCGCATGGTGGGACGTGAGGGCAAGCTCACGGAAAGGCTGGAAACAGGCGCCTGTGAGGGCTCCTGGGCTTCCGCCATCGACGCCTCCAACGCGCTCGTGGACGATCTCGTACGGCCTGTCTCCGAGGTCGGCCGGGTGCTCTCCGCGGTGGCGGAGGGTGATCTGTCGCCCCGTATGGAGCTCAGGACTCAGGCGCCGGACGGGACGGGGCACCCGCTGCGCGGGGAGTTCCTGAAGGTCGGGCGGACCGTCAACAACCTTGTCGATCAGCTGTCCACGTTCACCGACGAGGTCACGCGTGTGGCCAGCGAGGTCGGTACCGAGGGCAAGCTGGGCGGACAGGCACGCGTGCGTGGCATGTCGGGTTCCTGGAAGGACCTGACGGAGTCCGTCAACACGATGGCGTACCGGCTGACGGCCCAGGTGCGGGACATCGCGCTGGTGACCACGGCGGTCGCCAAGGGGGACCTGTCGCGGAAGGTCACGGTTCACGTGGCCGGCGAGATGCTGGAGCTGAAGAACACCGTCAACACGATGGTGGACCAGTTGTCGTCCTTCTCCTCCGAGGTGACCCGGGTCGCGCGCGAGGTGGGCGTCGAGGGTGAGCTCGGCGGCCAGGCGCAGGTGCCCGGCGTGGCCGGAGTGTGGAAGGACCTCACCGATTCGGTGAACCTCATGGCCGGCAATCTGACGGCTCAGGTGCGCGGGATCGCACAGGTGACGACTGCGGTCGCCAATGGTGACCTGTCGCAGAAGGTGACGGTCTCGGCGCGCGGTGAGGTCGCGCAGCTCGCCGACACGATCAACCAGATGACCGAGACGCTGCGGATCTTCGCGGACGAGGTCACACGCGTGGCCAACGAGGTCGGCGCCGAGGGACAGCTCGGCGGGCAGGCGAACGTGCCGGGTGCGGCGGGGACGTGGAAGGACCTCACCGATTCGGTGAACACGGTCTTCCGGAACCTCACCACACAGGTGCGGGACATCGCCGCGGTGACGACGGCCGTGGCCAACGGTGACCTGTCGCAGAAGGTCACCGTCGACGTGGCCGGCGAGATGCTGGAGCTGAAGAACACCGTCAACGGGATGGTGGACCAGCTGTCGGCCTTTGGTGCCGAGGTCACGCGGGTGGCGCGTGAGGTCGGTGTCGAGGGTGAGCTGGGCGGTCAGGCGCAGGTGCCTGGTGCCGCCGGTACCTGGAAGGACCTCACCGACTCCGTCAACACGGCGTTCCGCAACCTCACCGGACAGGTGAGGAACATCGCCCAGGTGACGACGGCGGTGGCCAACGGTGACCTGTCCCAGAAGGTCACCGTGGATGTCTCGGGCGAGATGCTCCAGCTGAAGAACACCGTGAACACGATGGTGGACCAGCTGTCCGCGTTCGGCGCCGAGGTCACGCGGGTGGCCCGGGACGTGGGCACAGAGGGCCGACTGGGCGGTCAGGCCCGTGTGGACGGCGTCTCCGGCACGTGGAAGGAGCTCACCGACTCCGTCAACTTCATGGCGGGCAACCTCACCTCGCAGGTGCGGCAGATCGCCCAGGTAACGACGGCGGTGGCGCGGGGTGACCTGTCGCAGAAGATCGACGTGGACGCGCGCGGGGAGATCCTGGAGCTGAAGAACACCCTCAACACGATGGTGGACCAGCTCTCCGCGTTCGCCGACCAGGTGACGCGGGTGGCCCGCGAGGTGGGTACGGAGGGCAGGCTGGGCGGCCAGGCCCAGGTGCCCGGGGTCGCCGGTGTGTGGCGCGACCTGACCGACTCCGTGAACGGAATGGCAGGAAACCTTACTGCCCAGGTCCGCAACATCGCCCAGGTCGCGACGGCGGTGGCGCGGGGTGACCTGTCGCAGAAGATCGACGTGGACGCGCGCGGGGAGATCCTGGAGCTGAAGAACACCCTCAACACGATGGTGGACCAGCTGTCGAGCTTCGCCGACCAGGTGACGCGGGTGGCGCGCGAGGTGGGAACGGAGGGCATCCTCGGCGGTCAGGCCGAGGTGCAGGGTGTCTCCGGCACCTGGAAGGACCTCACGCAGTCCGTGAACTTCATGGCGAACAACCTGACCATCCAGGTGCGCAACATCGCCGAGGTCACGACCGCGGTCGCCAAGGGGGACCTGTCCAAGAAGATCACCGTCGACGCGAAGGGCGAGATCCTCGAACTCGTCAGCACCGTCAACACGATGGTGGACCAGCTGTCCTCCTTCGCGGAGCAGGTGACGCGGGTGGCGCGCGAGGTGGGAACGGAGGGCATCCTCGGCGGTCAGGCCCACGCGTCGGGCGTCACGGGCATTTGGAAGGACCTCACCGACAACGTCAACCTGATGGCCAACAACCTGACCGTGCAGGTGCGCAACATCTCCCAGGTCGCGTCGGCGGTCGCCAACGGTGACCTGACGCGGACGGTGACGATCGAGGCCCGCGGGGAGGTGGCGCAGCTCGCGGACACCTTCAACACCATGGTGAAGACGCTGAGTTCGTTCGCCGACCAGGTCACCAAGGTGGCCCGTGAGGTGGGCACGGACGGCATCCTGGGCGGCCAGGCGCGGGTGCCCGGTGTGGCCGGCACCTGGAAGGACCTCACCGAGTCGGTGAACCAGATGGCGTCCAACCTGACCGGTCAGGTGCGGAACATCGCCATGGTGACCACGGCCATCGCCAAGGGTGACCTGACGAAGAAGATCGACATCGACGCCCGCGGTGAGATCCTCGAACTCAAGACCACCATCAACACGATGGTCGACCAGCTGTCCTCGTTCGCCGAGGAGGTCACCCGGGTCGCCCGCGAGGTGGGCACCGAGGGGCAGCTCGGCGGCCAGGCACGCGTGCGTGATGTCGACGGCACCTGGCGCGACCTCACCGAGTCCGTGAACGAGATGGCGGGAAACCTCACCCGGCAGGTGCGTGCCATCGCCCGCGTGGCGACCGCGGTGACCCGGGGCGACCTGAACCTGAAGATCGACGTGGACGCGTCCGGTGAGATCCAGGAGCTCCAGGACTACATCAACAAGATGATCGCCAACCTGCGTGACACCACGATCGCCAACAAGGAGCAGGACTGGCTCAAGGGCAACCTGGCTCGCATCTCGGCCCTCATGCAGGGTCGCCGGGACCTCGAGGACGTGGCCTCACTGATCATGAGCGAGCTGACGCCGGTGGTGACCGCGCAGCACGGCGCGTTCTTCGTGGCGATGCCGCTCCTCGACGGCAAGGACATGGGCGCCGAGGCCGAGGACCAGTACGAGCTGCGCATGCTCGGGTCGTACGGCTACTCCATGGGCTCCATGCCGACGTCGTTCCGGCCGGGTGAGGCGCTTATCGGGACGGCCGCCGAGGAGAAGCGCACGATCCTGGTGGAGAACGCGCCCAGCGGCTACCTGAAGATCTCCTCCGGTCTCGGAGAGGCGCCGCCCGCGCAGGTGATCGTCCTTCCGGTGCTGTTCGAGGGCAAGGTGCTCGGTGTCATCGAGCTCGCTTCCTTCACACCCTTCACGCACATCCAGAAGGACTTCCTCAACCAGATCGCCGAGATGATCGCGACCAGTGTCAACACCATCTCCGTCAACACCAAGACGGAGGTGCTGCTGAAGCAGTCGCAGGAGCTGACCGAACAGCTGCGGGAGCGGTCCGCCGAGTTGGAGAACCGGCAGAAGGCCCTCCAGGCGTCCAACGCCGAGCTGGAGGAGAAGGCCGAGCTGCTGGCCCAGCAGAACCGGGACATCGAGGTGAAGAACACCGAGATCGAGGAGGCCCGGCAGGTCCTGGAGGAGCGCGCCGAGCAACTCGCCGTATCGATGCGCTACAAGAGCGAGTTCCTCGCCAACATGTCGCACGAACTGCGTACGCCGCTCAACTCGCTGCTGATCCTCGCCAAGCTGCTCGCCGACAACGCGGACTCCAACCTCACCCCGAAGCAGGTCGAGTTCGCCGAGACCATCCACGGGGCCGGCTCCGACCTGCTTCAGCTGATCAACGACATCCTCGACCTGTCGAAGGTCGAGGCGGGCAAGATGGACGTCTCTCCGACGCGCATCGCGCTCGTACAGCTCGTGGACTACGTGGAGGCCACCTTCCGGCCGCTGACCGCGGAGAAGGGGCTCGACCTGTCCGTACGGGTCTCGCCGGAGCTACCCGCCACGCTGCACACCGACGAACAGCGGCTGCTTCAGGTGCTGCGCAACCTACTGTCCAACGCGGTGAAGTTCACCGACTCCGGGGCCGTCGAGCTGGTCATCCGGCCCGCCGCGAGGGATGTGCCGGTGGCCATCAGGGAGCAGCTGCTCGAGGCCGGCTCGCTGCGTGACGCGGACGCCGATCTGATCGCGTTCTCCGTGACCGACACGGGCATCGGGATCGCGGGCAGCAAGATGCGGGTGATCTTCGAGGCCTTCAAGCAGGCCGACGGCACCACCAGTCGCAAGTACGGCGGTACCGGCCTCGGGCTGTCGATCTCCCGGGAGATCGCGCAGTTGCTCGGCGGTGAGATTTACGCGCAGAGCGAGCCGGGACGAGGGTCGACGTTCACGCTGTATTTGCCCCTGCACCCCAGCGAACTGCCGCCGCAGGGCTACCAGCAGGCCATGCCCGCCCTGGAGGCCGGTGACCTGGTGGCGTCCACCTCGGAGAACGGGCGGTCCGAGGTGCACATCGAGACCCCGGCGGAGGTGAGGTCGTACCAGGAGACACAGAACGGTCCCGCCGCGCTCTTCCGGCGCCGGCGCAGGACCGCGCCGGCACTCGAGCAGCAGATCGGGCGGCCTGACCAGTGGTCGGCGGTGGAGCATCAGAGCGCGCCGCAGCCACGCCGGGGCATCCGGTTCGGCGGGGAGAAGGTGCTGATCGTCGACGACGACATCCGCAACGTCTTCGCGCTCACCAGCGTCCTCGAACAGCACGGACTGTCCGTGCTCTACGCGGAGAACGGCCGTGAGGGCATCGAGGTGCTGGAACAGCACGAGGACGTGGCGGTCGTCCTGATGGACATCATGATGCCGGAGATGGACGGGTACGCGACGACCACGGCGATCCGCAGGATGCCGCAGTTCGCCGGGCTTCCGATCATCGCCCTGACCGCCAAGGCCATGAAGGGCGACCGGGAGAAGGCCATCGAGTCGGGCGCCTCCGACTACGTGACCAAGCCGGTCGATCCCGACCACCTTTTGTCGGTGATGGCACAGTGGATGCGGGCGGAGTGA
- a CDS encoding response regulator, which yields MVQKAKILLVDDRPENLLALEAILSALDQTLVRASSGEEALKALLTDDFAVILLDVQMPGMDGFETAAHIKRRERTRDIPIIFLTAINHGPHHTFRGYAAGAVDYISKPFDPWVLRAKVSVFVELYMKNCQLREQAALLRLQLEGGGKAAIGDTKEPAGLLAELSARLAAVEEQAEALSKQLDDDSADAAAVATAAHLERKLTGLRRALDALEPGTGNSPAMPSQN from the coding sequence ATGGTGCAGAAGGCCAAGATCCTCCTGGTCGATGACCGGCCGGAGAATCTGCTGGCGCTGGAGGCCATCCTCTCCGCGCTCGATCAGACACTGGTGCGGGCATCGTCCGGGGAGGAAGCGCTCAAGGCGCTGCTCACGGACGACTTCGCGGTCATTCTGCTGGACGTCCAGATGCCCGGCATGGACGGTTTCGAGACCGCGGCACACATCAAACGGCGGGAGCGGACCCGGGACATCCCGATCATCTTCCTCACTGCGATCAACCACGGTCCGCATCACACCTTCCGCGGGTACGCGGCGGGCGCGGTGGACTACATCTCCAAGCCGTTCGACCCGTGGGTGCTGCGCGCGAAGGTCTCGGTCTTCGTCGAGCTCTACATGAAGAACTGCCAGCTTCGGGAGCAGGCGGCGCTGCTGCGGCTCCAGTTGGAGGGCGGCGGCAAGGCGGCGATCGGGGACACGAAGGAACCGGCAGGGCTGCTCGCCGAGTTGTCCGCGCGGCTGGCCGCTGTCGAGGAACAGGCGGAGGCACTGTCCAAACAACTGGATGACGACTCCGCGGACGCGGCCGCGGTGGCCACCGCGGCCCATCTCGAACGCAAACTCACGGGACTGCGGCGGGCGCTGGACGCGCTGGAGCCCGGAACCGGAAATTCTCCCGCGATGCCCTCGCAGAACTGA